In the genome of Siniperca chuatsi isolate FFG_IHB_CAS linkage group LG14, ASM2008510v1, whole genome shotgun sequence, the window gacaggagacccctgcccgaagatctcaaactatgtgaaggttcataagggattaaaaggtctaaaatataatctggagccaggccatgaagagccttaaaaaaggtaatcaacaagatcttataatcaatcctaaaacaaaccgggagccaatgtaaagaggctaaaacaagTGTGAtatggtcgtacttcttggttcTGGATAAAGTTGGTtagagttttgtacagtctgcagtcgtgtcaaagttttttgattaagacaagtgaacaggctgttacaataatcgaggcgtgaggcgAGAAaaacatgtacaacagtttctgcatcactaagatttaaaatagatcagatttttgcaatgtttgaggtgataaaaacatgattggacgagctcagtgatatgttgctcaatgTGTTACACAAGCCATCATTCTTATAtaattctcaaaaaaaaaaaaaaaggagcacCATTCAAAATAATGGACAGTTTAAATGAGAAGTGTAGCATCTAATACAGAGGAAAGTACAGAACCAATACATTAGAAAATGTGTCGCTGTCCAAATACTTATAAAAGCTGGTTCTGTGCACATCGTTGCTCCTGCTGTTAAACTTCAGTGAGCAACAGCAGGAATGGTTTTTGCCCTGGACTGAGCCTCTCAGCTGCAGTCAcccccccaaaacaaacaagcatcAAGCACTTTAcaatcaacaacaacatttccTGTTACAACCTCCAAAATAAAACCTGGTTACCAACGTGTTGCAACAAATTTTTGAGCATTATTGCCCGAATGTACtcaaaaggaatagtttgggaaatgtgcttgtttgctgagagttaaatgacaTTATCCATATCACTCCGCtagatatgaagctacagccaggagacggttagcttagcttagcacagagactgggaacagggggaaacagctagcctggctctgtcctggTGCTATGAAGGCCAGCGAGAAAGCAAGCTTTAAAAagatggaggtgaatggaattacgtgtgttgtgctcattgtgttgaaaaattaaaatgcaacacctctttccagaaacaatgtcccggTTAATCTGggtaatccacagaacacactgttttcagagGGGCTATTTTGTCGTTAGAAAGTAGTTCCTCTGAGAACTGTTCATCCAGAATAAAGGGTgaactgtttctggaaagacaggTTGTTTGTATTATTGAAATGTGTGGGGAGGGGGGTTTTGTGCTTTGGGCCCCACAAACTTAATTCTTTTCACTTCATTGTATCCAGGTAGAGGCTGAAATCTCAGAGATGGATATCTTAATGGGTAAAATCTCGTGTTCATTCTATATTTTGTTACTGCCAACAAATCTCATGAGAAGACTCTCAGCAGCAAAACCcgtttgttcctactgaagacgtaaaactttttaaaaaaccaGCTCACTaatgtattgttaaaaaaaGGCTCTGCAATTTCCTATAAACAGCTCAGCATTGTAGCTTTACTGTTTACTTGAAAGGGAGTCAAAGGTGCGTTTGTTGGAGACGATTTTCAGCTgattaacacacatttggtgctctagtgagaaTTTACGACAGCAGGACTGcctatgtgggattgactcaataaaaattacagtgtCCCTGTTCAAGgcaatgaaggaacatgtcacgaGGTGCAAcatgtggctcattgatgtgtttttaataagttttggacaacaatgaaggTTTATGGCACAGAGTAATAAGCTATCAAGCGTTGCATACACAGATAaaacttgttagtaggatcaattgttggttttggtcttttatgGGATCTTTTGTTAGTAACAAAGATTCACCAGACGTATCCTCTAAAACTTGAGAAATTTAAAAACCACCtgcatgtgatttattttatacatgcatacatacatacatacatacatacatacatccatccatccatccatccatcttgaggaaaagtaagaaaatgtgtttattgtatttGGGAGAATTGACTCTTGACAGGCTGGAGTTTGTGCAACGCCACAAGAATTCACCATGACGAAAAATGGTGAAATGCAACGTGAAAACTACCgaaaaaaagacagactcaCTACCACCTACTACTGCACATTGAGCTAAAGGCAGTCAGGGAAACAGACTCCCTTATGTGACGTAATTTGACGCtgtgtgtggaaaaaaagagcAGTTTTTAAGAGCATTACTGAAAACCTACTTTTTCCTCTGAATGTCTGCCCTTAtgtcttgtaaaaaaaatatacaaaatccTGCATTAACTTTCCTAGTGATAATATCCAGGAAACGTCAAGTATAGatttagtaaaaaataaaaaaaaaaaaaaatctacctgCCAGTTGCTCTTTAAGCCTCCTATAGCAAAGAGCTGCTACCTGGAGCGATTCATTATtgcgcttttattttgaaggcctAACCgccttgtttcctgtttcatggcggGCGGCTTGACGCGGCAGCGTGGCTCAACTGGACTTTGGCGTCGAAAAGGAGGGAAGTTAAAATAGACAACGATACTTTAAAGTTGCCACCATCACGAGTAACACTTTGTACAGCCGGAGAAATGACTGACCTGTGCGCTTCCTTGTCGGTGTTGGGCGCTGCGGTGCTCCTCAGCGAGGCGATCCGCCGGACAGCAGCGCGTCTTTCCCCCGGAGCTTATTGGATTTACCTGCTGGAAGCGGCGTCCACCTTCCAGCTCTGTTGCTGCACTCATGAACTCAAGCTGCTGGGCGAAACGGCGCGGCTGGAGCTGCCCGTGAGCCTGGCCCTCACATACACCATGACGGTTATCCACCTACTAACTTTCCGGGGAGCGACGTGTAACCCCAGCGGGGCTCTGGAGAGCGTTTGCCGCGGGACCGGCAGCGTCCGGGCAGCCGTCGCTCTTATAGCCTGCCAGTTCGGCGCTGCGGTCGCCGCGCAGTTTTTCGCGACCTCCGTATGGTCGCTTGGACTTTCCGACGTCCACATCAGGCACCAGAGGTTCGGGTTCAGATGCTTCGACCCCCTCGGCGGGACTCTGCTGGAGGCCGCGGCCGTTGAGCTGGCCTGCGCTTTCACGGTCCAAGCGGCCGCCATGCATGTCCACAAACTGGACGAAAAACTTCGCGCTCACTTCATCGCTGCGGTCATCACCGCTGCGGTGTACACAGGTGTGTTAATTAACAGGTTCAACTGTGACCGGCTGAAACTAACgagtatttaatttaattaaactcCAAATGTTCACAGAActatgaaagaaaagaagaaaacccaAACAGATtcagtaaaatacaataaaataaaacatacattataataaaagtacaatggAAATTACAATAAGATtttaaacaatacaataaaataaaaaaatacaataaaatagaaatacaagataaaacagaaaacacagtaagataactaaaaaaatacattataataaaagtacaatggAAAATACAATAAGATtttaaacaatacaataaaataaaaaaatacaataaaatagaaatacaagataaaacagaaaacacagtaagataactaaaaaaatacattataataaaacTACAATAGAATATACAATAAGATAGAAAAtacaacaagataaaaaatacaatgaaatacaagataaaatagaaaatacagtaagataacataaaacaataaaataaaaaatacattctaaTAAAATTACAATAGAAAATTCAataagatataaaatataaaatacgaTAAGAtgaaatatacaatacaatatatagataacattaaaaaaaattaaaccaagTCATAAAAAAATAGACTTTATTTGAAGAAATATTCACAAGCCGATGGATGTTTAGATATATAGATGGACAGTGACATACAGTCTCTGCACTCCAGCACATTAGAttcaaaatgaaacactgatgtTGAAGTGACTTTCAGTTTCCATTTGAGGGGGTTTACATCCCGATCAGATGAGCATCGTgggactttttttatttattttaaactgagaGCCTGGTCATGACTGaaataaaatcatcatatttaatatttggtgCCAAATCCTTTTGACGTCTAAAGATAGAAGGTGtcgtatgttgtacagattgtaatgacctttgaggcaaatttgtaatttttgggctacataaataaaattttactcAACTGGTCTATGAGTCACTGACATCAGCAGACACTTTGACTGTTTTGGAAGCTTTTGCCTTCAGTTTCGTCTTCAGTCAGTGAAACACATGATGACTGTACAGCcattaaaaacaactttgaGGTTGCCTCATCTGTTACACATGCTGCAAGTCAGAACATCGTTGTTTAATTAAAAATCGACTGTGCTGAAGTACAGAACCAAGACATTAGAAACTGtccaaatacttaaaataaaagcTGGTTCTGTGCACATCGTTGGAAATGTTTTTGCCCTGGACTGAGCTTCTCAGCTGCAGCGCTGCAATAATCTAAtgagaaatacaataaaattaaatagaaaatacaataagataaaatagaaaatatagtaaaataaataaattaaaaatacaataatctaAGAAATAAAATCAAGTCAAAAAGCACAATAatcaaataagaaataaaatatataattcaaGTATGTAACACaaatagggctgcaagtaacagattattttcattattgattaatctgtctttTCTTGAATAATTTGATTTTGATCTTGTGGTAATTTGATCAGTTGTCATTAAGCACATAatcaactgaaattaaaatggcCGTACTAAGGAAAGTCCTGCAATCTTGAAGCCCTGTCTTGTGGAAGGACGCTGAGTCGAGATCTAGTTTTTTAgaactttttattaaatttttaagaaaaaaaagaagattcaGCCCATCACGGACCCTGGAGATGCAAAGACGAAACACAATAAAACGAGCAATAGCGtgtaacacaaataaaactattattttcattccttATTAATCTGTGGGTTATTCTCTCGATTAACTGAGTCattattgataaaaaaaatgacagaaaataatgaaaaatgacaatcacaagttcccagagtcAGGgctgacgtcttcaaattgcttgttttgtccaaccaacagtccaaaacccaaacatatttaatttactcGCATATAAGTCTcaagaaaaacagcatttgagaagctggaaccagtggcTTAAAACACtgcttaaacgattaatcgattatcagaacTGTTGCAGATTAACTGTTTGTAAACCAATTAATCGACTATTTATTCCagctttaaacacaaacaaggcTTTGTGAATAAAACTGAAGCATGCCGCAGGATAAAATTATCATCTTGGCTGCCCCAAATCATGTTAACAACAATAACTGCTGCCTCTGCTACATTacaaatttaagtaaaagtcGTGACATGGAGATTTAATTATTGCAGGTATTACTCAGTAAACAAATGGTACATTTACTAAAATACTAAATACATTCACCCATCTCCCCTCTTTTTGATTTCCTATAGTAAAAAGTTTTTCCACCTGTTTTTAGATCCAAAAGAACCGTATCTATTTACACCTGTAAATAGTCTGGTGGCTGCTCATTTAGGCATTTATACACATGGTCTGCTGCTAAATACTAGACCCTCTTAGGGATCTTTTAACTGTTTTAGTAACATTTTAGTAACATTTTCTCCTGTATTACACTGTGCAGCATCCTCCGTTAGAGGAACCATGctttggtggtggtggagagcgctgaCTAACATGTCGCTCTTCCATAGTACACAGCATCGGTTTGGACTGAGGTCAA includes:
- the LOC122887828 gene encoding aquaporin-11-like, which encodes MTDLCASLSVLGAAVLLSEAIRRTAARLSPGAYWIYLLEAASTFQLCCCTHELKLLGETARLELPVSLALTYTMTVIHLLTFRGATCNPSGALESVCRGTGSVRAAVALIACQFGAAVAAQFFATSVWSLGLSDVHIRHQRFGFRCFDPLGGTLLEAAAVELACAFTVQAAAMHVHKLDEKLRAHFIAAVITAAVYTGGSISGAVFNPVLAFSIQFPCSGHTYLEYCFVYWLGPVLGMASCMLLFEKIIPFLFGKSTIGLEVPAAQKQKIQ